In a genomic window of Dyadobacter fermentans DSM 18053:
- a CDS encoding GNAT family N-acetyltransferase, whose protein sequence is MLPKPILLSRAQIDAQAWDNHIHHSRQCVIYALSWYLDVVCEQWQALIWPSAADFSIVMPLPMRRKFGRRVLYQPLFCQYLGLFSKDELSTRQCSAFLEALKTHFSYISSYAFSPEDYALYDKIRDKDVDWEVFQTHWLRLDHSYDLLFSGYSKDRRTNVKRGRKAIWEIIESDDFGPLIDLFNKNHAQRIGKIEPGAYQTLRLLGTKCIQNGNGRLMYALAGRRVHAGILLVHFRGRTIYIFNAADENGRRGNARAVMLDNYIRENAGKEQVFDFESPPNQSIAGYYAGFGAEEIPFFSIRRNALPFQLRQIQEFRKWLIIKTRRYLSSSLYTTLNPFPKTRF, encoded by the coding sequence ATGCTACCAAAGCCGATCCTTCTTTCCCGGGCGCAGATCGATGCGCAAGCCTGGGACAATCACATTCACCATAGCCGGCAATGCGTCATTTACGCATTAAGCTGGTACCTCGATGTAGTTTGCGAGCAATGGCAGGCACTCATCTGGCCTTCTGCTGCTGATTTCTCCATTGTGATGCCGTTGCCCATGAGGCGGAAATTTGGTCGGCGCGTGCTCTACCAGCCACTGTTTTGCCAGTATTTGGGGCTTTTTTCCAAAGATGAACTGAGTACGAGGCAGTGTTCGGCATTTTTGGAGGCATTGAAAACGCATTTCTCCTACATTTCAAGCTATGCATTTAGCCCCGAGGACTACGCTTTATACGATAAGATAAGAGATAAGGACGTGGACTGGGAGGTGTTCCAAACGCATTGGCTGCGCCTCGATCATTCTTATGACCTATTGTTTTCGGGTTATTCCAAAGATCGCAGGACGAATGTGAAAAGAGGTCGTAAAGCAATCTGGGAAATCATAGAATCGGACGATTTCGGGCCACTGATAGATCTGTTTAATAAAAACCACGCGCAGCGCATCGGGAAGATCGAACCGGGCGCATATCAAACGCTGCGGTTGCTGGGAACAAAATGCATTCAAAATGGTAACGGCCGCCTCATGTATGCGCTCGCGGGAAGGCGCGTGCATGCTGGCATCCTGCTCGTGCATTTCCGCGGGCGAACGATTTACATATTCAATGCAGCAGATGAAAACGGCCGCAGGGGAAATGCAAGGGCAGTCATGCTGGATAACTACATCCGGGAAAATGCAGGTAAGGAGCAGGTGTTTGATTTTGAAAGTCCTCCAAACCAATCAATTGCAGGCTATTATGCCGGATTCGGGGCGGAGGAAATACCTTTTTTTAGCATTCGAAGAAATGCATTGCCATTTCAATTGCGCCAGATACAGGAGTTTCGCAAATGGCTGATAATCAAAACCAGGCGATATCTTTCTTCAAGCCTTTATACGACTTTAAATCCATTTCCAAAGACCCGATTTTGA
- the dnaA gene encoding chromosomal replication initiator protein DnaA, translated as MERISTNREVDQVWDACLRIIQQHIPEQSFKTWFEPIRPLKLYGKVLTVQVPSQFFYEWLEDNYVNLLRKALDYAIGRDGLLEYSIIVDTGNEKHQPLTMNVSTQKSPNYSKPDNFSTDPRMGATVREKDQDSLTLDTYLNPNYSFDNFIEGDCNRLARSAGFAVAQRPGLTSFNPLMMYGGVGLGKTHLVQAIGNYITNHYENKLVLYVSSEKFTNQFINSIRNNTLQEFTDFYMKVDVLAIDDVQFLSGKEKTQDTFFHIFNHLHQLGKQIIMTSDRPPRELQGLQDRLLSRFKWGLTADLQAPDFETRIAIIQKKIQSEGISIDYDVIEYIAHSVNSNVRELEGVIVSLMAQASLTRRNIDVELAKNTLRNIVMNEDKEVTIDTIQEIIADYFQVSIADLKSKSRKKEVVYPRQLAMYLAKEYTDLPLKSIGYHFGGRDHSTVIHSIQSINLLMDETPDVEETLQKLRSYFK; from the coding sequence TTGGAAAGAATCAGCACAAATAGAGAGGTAGACCAGGTTTGGGATGCTTGCCTGAGGATTATTCAGCAGCATATTCCAGAGCAGAGTTTTAAGACGTGGTTTGAACCCATTCGTCCCTTAAAACTCTATGGTAAAGTACTTACCGTGCAGGTTCCCAGCCAGTTTTTCTACGAATGGCTGGAAGATAACTATGTTAATCTGCTGAGAAAGGCGCTGGATTACGCGATCGGTCGCGATGGATTATTGGAATATTCCATTATTGTCGACACCGGTAACGAGAAGCACCAGCCGCTGACGATGAACGTCTCAACCCAGAAATCTCCAAATTATTCCAAACCGGATAATTTCTCCACCGACCCCAGAATGGGCGCTACGGTGCGGGAAAAAGACCAGGATTCTCTGACGCTCGACACGTATCTGAACCCGAATTACTCTTTCGATAATTTTATCGAGGGAGATTGTAACCGTCTGGCACGTTCGGCCGGTTTCGCGGTAGCGCAGCGTCCGGGGCTCACGTCGTTCAATCCGCTGATGATGTACGGCGGCGTAGGGCTTGGCAAAACACACCTCGTGCAGGCGATCGGGAATTATATTACCAACCATTACGAAAACAAGCTGGTACTATACGTTTCTTCTGAGAAATTTACCAACCAGTTCATCAACTCGATCCGGAACAACACGTTGCAGGAGTTCACCGATTTTTACATGAAAGTGGATGTGCTGGCGATCGACGACGTGCAGTTTTTGTCGGGTAAGGAAAAAACGCAGGATACGTTCTTCCATATTTTCAACCACCTGCATCAGCTCGGCAAGCAGATCATCATGACGAGTGACCGCCCGCCGCGTGAGCTGCAAGGCTTGCAGGACCGCTTGCTATCCCGCTTCAAATGGGGACTTACCGCCGATTTGCAGGCGCCGGATTTCGAAACGCGTATCGCGATCATCCAGAAAAAGATCCAGTCGGAAGGTATTTCGATTGATTATGACGTGATCGAATACATCGCGCATAGTGTGAATTCCAACGTAAGGGAGCTCGAAGGCGTGATCGTTTCGCTGATGGCGCAGGCGTCGCTTACCCGCCGGAATATCGACGTAGAACTGGCCAAAAACACCCTTCGCAACATCGTCATGAACGAGGATAAGGAGGTTACGATCGACACCATTCAGGAAATCATCGCCGATTACTTCCAGGTTTCCATCGCCGACCTGAAAAGCAAAAGCCGCAAAAAGGAGGTCGTTTACCCGCGCCAGCTGGCGATGTACCTCGCCAAGGAATACACCGATCTGCCGCTCAAATCCATCGGTTACCATTTCGGCGGCCGCGACCACAGCACGGTAATCCATTCGATCCAAAGCATTAACCTGCTCATGGACGAAACCCCGGACGTGGAAGAAACTTTGCAGAAACTTCGCAGTTACTTTAAGTAG